Proteins encoded by one window of Prevotella nigrescens:
- the rplF gene encoding 50S ribosomal protein L6, which translates to MSRIGKLPISIPAGVTISQKENVVTVKGPKGELSQYVHPSIKVIIENNQITFEIDEKHIEGYKQKQAYHGLYRSLVNNMVIGVSEGYSKTLELVGVGYRVSNQGNLVEFTLGYTHPIFLQLPKEVKVETKSERNQNPIITIETADKQLLGLICAKIRSFRKPEPYKGKGILFKGEVVRRKSGKSAAAK; encoded by the coding sequence ATGTCTAGAATAGGAAAATTACCAATTAGTATTCCTGCAGGAGTAACAATCTCTCAAAAGGAAAATGTTGTTACAGTGAAAGGACCAAAAGGTGAGTTATCTCAATATGTGCATCCTTCAATCAAGGTGATAATTGAAAACAATCAAATCACTTTCGAAATCGATGAAAAACATATCGAAGGTTACAAACAAAAACAAGCATATCATGGACTTTATCGCTCACTCGTTAATAATATGGTGATAGGGGTAAGCGAAGGTTATTCAAAGACACTTGAATTAGTTGGTGTCGGATATCGTGTTTCTAATCAAGGAAATTTAGTAGAATTTACACTTGGTTATACTCATCCGATTTTCTTGCAACTCCCGAAAGAAGTTAAGGTGGAAACGAAAAGTGAGCGTAATCAAAACCCTATCATCACTATTGAAACAGCTGATAAGCAATTGTTAGGTCTTATTTGTGCTAAGATTCGTTCTTTCCGTAAGCCTGAACCATATAAAGGTAAAGGTATATTGTTCAAAGGCGAAGTTGTTCGTAGAAAATCAGGTAAATCGGCTGCCGCTAAGTAA
- the rplR gene encoding 50S ribosomal protein L18 — MTTKKEQRRLKIKYHIRKNVNGTADRPRLSVFRSNKQIYAQVINDITGTTLAVASSVGLEKMPKIDQAKKVGELIAGRAVAAGIQQVVFDRNGYLYHGRVQALADGAREGGLKF, encoded by the coding sequence ATGACAACAAAGAAAGAACAAAGAAGATTAAAGATAAAGTATCACATCCGTAAGAATGTGAATGGTACTGCGGATCGTCCACGGCTAAGTGTTTTCCGTAGTAATAAACAAATTTATGCACAGGTTATTAATGATATAACGGGAACTACGCTTGCTGTTGCTTCTTCAGTAGGTCTTGAAAAAATGCCGAAGATCGATCAAGCCAAGAAAGTTGGCGAACTTATTGCAGGAAGAGCGGTTGCAGCTGGTATCCAACAAGTAGTATTTGACCGAAACGGTTATCTTTATCATGGGCGTGTACAAGCATTGGCTGATGGTGCTCGTGAAGGTGGACTTAAATTCTAA
- the rpsE gene encoding 30S ribosomal protein S5, protein MVTNKVKVNSDVELKDRLVAINRVTKVTKGGRTFTFAAIVVVGDGKGVIGWGLGKAGEVTAAIQKGTDAAKKNLVKVSILKGTVPHEVETRYSGAQVLLKPAAAGTGLKAGGAMRAVLESAGITDVIAKSKGSSNPHNLVKATISALAQMRDAYTVAGERGISMDKVFNG, encoded by the coding sequence ATGGTAACGAATAAAGTAAAAGTAAATAGTGACGTGGAACTAAAAGACCGTTTAGTTGCAATTAATCGTGTAACTAAGGTTACTAAAGGTGGACGTACATTCACATTTGCAGCTATCGTTGTAGTAGGCGATGGTAAAGGCGTAATCGGTTGGGGACTTGGTAAAGCTGGCGAAGTAACGGCTGCAATCCAAAAAGGAACTGATGCTGCAAAGAAAAACCTTGTGAAGGTTTCTATTCTAAAAGGGACAGTTCCTCACGAAGTAGAAACTCGTTATAGTGGAGCGCAAGTTCTTCTTAAACCCGCTGCAGCTGGAACAGGTCTGAAGGCTGGAGGTGCTATGCGTGCTGTTTTAGAGAGTGCAGGTATTACCGATGTCATTGCTAAATCTAAAGGTTCATCTAACCCACATAATCTTGTAAAGGCTACGATATCTGCGCTTGCTCAGATGCGTGATGCCTATACAGTGGCAGGAGAAAGAGGAATTAGTATGGATAAAGTTTTTAATGGTTGA
- the rpmD gene encoding 50S ribosomal protein L30, translating to MATIKVKQIKSRINAPKDQKATLMALGLHKISQIVEVEDTPSIRGMIRKVHHLVSLVD from the coding sequence ATGGCAACAATAAAAGTTAAACAAATAAAGAGTCGTATTAATGCTCCGAAGGATCAAAAAGCTACCTTGATGGCTCTTGGACTCCATAAAATTTCACAAATCGTCGAGGTAGAAGATACTCCAAGTATTCGTGGAATGATTCGCAAAGTACATCATTTGGTATCATTAGTTGATTAA
- the rplO gene encoding 50S ribosomal protein L15, with translation MKLNNLKPAMGATQSRRRVGRGTGSGLGGTSTRGHKGAKSRSGYKKKIGFEGGQMPLQRRVPKGGFKNINHKEYFVVNLSTLQELAEKKNLTKIGLAELVDAGLTNGKVLVKILGNGELKTKVDVEANSFSKTAEAAIKAVGGNTTII, from the coding sequence ATGAAATTAAATAATTTGAAACCTGCAATGGGGGCAACCCAATCACGTCGTAGAGTTGGACGAGGAACAGGATCTGGACTTGGCGGAACTTCTACTCGTGGTCATAAGGGTGCAAAATCTCGTTCTGGTTATAAGAAGAAGATCGGTTTTGAAGGTGGTCAAATGCCACTCCAGCGCCGTGTTCCGAAAGGTGGCTTTAAAAATATAAACCACAAGGAATATTTTGTAGTGAACTTGTCTACTCTTCAAGAACTTGCTGAAAAAAAGAATCTTACAAAAATTGGATTGGCAGAACTTGTTGATGCAGGTCTGACAAATGGTAAGGTGCTTGTTAAGATTCTTGGAAATGGAGAATTGAAAACGAAGGTAGATGTTGAGGCTAATTCCTTCTCAAAAACTGCTGAAGCAGCAATTAAGGCAGTAGGTGGTAACACAACTATAATCTAA
- the secY gene encoding preprotein translocase subunit SecY: MKKFIETLKNCWKIEDLRKRLLVTILFTAIYRFGSFIVLPGINPGLLEKLQSQTAGGLMSLLDMFSGGAFSKASIFALGIMPYISASIVMQLLAVAVPYFQKMQREGESGHKKINWYTRVLTIVILLFQAPAYLINLKTQAAGALATGVNWTLFMVSASIILAAGSMFILWLGERITDKGVGNGVSIIIMVGIIARLPQAFFQEVSSRFTAITSGGLVMFIVEIIILYLVVCAAILLTQGTRKIPVQYAKKVVGNKQYGGARQYIPLKLFAANVMPIIFAQALMFIPLAIVQYSTDSASPILQSLMDTKSLLYNTIYVILIVAFTYFYTAITLNPTQMAEDMKRNNGFIPGVKPGKNTAEYIDSVMSRLTGPGSVFIAFIAIMPALAGLLNVQDSFGQFFGGTSLLILVGVVIDTLQQIESHLMMRHYDGLLNSGHTRGNNNIVSAY; this comes from the coding sequence ATGAAAAAGTTTATTGAGACACTGAAGAACTGTTGGAAAATCGAGGATTTGCGAAAGCGACTCCTCGTGACCATATTGTTCACGGCCATTTACCGTTTTGGCTCTTTTATTGTACTTCCTGGTATTAATCCAGGATTATTGGAAAAACTCCAGTCACAAACGGCTGGCGGTCTAATGTCATTGTTGGACATGTTCTCCGGTGGTGCATTTTCTAAAGCATCTATTTTTGCTTTAGGAATTATGCCTTATATCTCAGCTTCAATTGTTATGCAGCTTTTGGCTGTTGCAGTGCCATATTTCCAAAAGATGCAAAGAGAAGGTGAGAGTGGTCATAAGAAGATAAATTGGTATACGCGTGTATTGACAATTGTTATTTTGTTGTTTCAGGCTCCTGCGTATCTGATTAATTTGAAGACGCAAGCAGCTGGTGCATTGGCAACAGGCGTAAACTGGACGCTCTTCATGGTATCTGCCTCAATAATCTTGGCAGCTGGGTCTATGTTTATATTGTGGCTCGGTGAGCGTATTACTGATAAAGGAGTTGGCAATGGCGTTTCTATCATCATTATGGTGGGTATCATTGCACGTCTTCCACAGGCTTTCTTTCAAGAAGTAAGTAGTCGTTTTACAGCAATTACGAGCGGTGGTCTTGTAATGTTTATAGTTGAAATAATCATTCTATATTTAGTTGTATGTGCTGCTATTCTTCTGACACAAGGAACCCGGAAAATACCTGTACAATATGCTAAAAAGGTTGTTGGGAATAAGCAATATGGAGGTGCACGTCAATATATTCCTTTGAAATTGTTTGCTGCTAATGTTATGCCAATCATCTTTGCTCAGGCTTTGATGTTTATTCCATTGGCTATAGTTCAATATTCTACAGATAGTGCAAGTCCAATCCTTCAGTCACTGATGGATACAAAGAGTTTATTGTACAATACTATATATGTGATTTTAATAGTTGCATTTACATACTTCTATACTGCAATCACACTCAATCCGACCCAAATGGCTGAAGATATGAAGCGTAATAATGGTTTCATACCAGGTGTTAAACCAGGTAAGAATACTGCAGAATATATTGATTCTGTAATGAGTCGTTTGACAGGACCAGGCTCAGTTTTCATAGCTTTCATAGCAATTATGCCTGCATTAGCTGGGTTGTTGAATGTGCAAGATTCATTTGGTCAATTTTTTGGTGGAACATCATTGTTGATACTCGTTGGTGTAGTTATTGATACACTGCAGCAGATCGAATCTCATCTGATGATGCGTCATTATGATGGACTATTAAACTCTGGTCATACGCGTGGTAATAATAATATAGTCTCAGCATATTAA
- the infA gene encoding translation initiation factor IF-1: MAKQTAIEQDGTILEALSNAMFRVELENGVDITAHISGKMRMHYIKILPGDKVKVEMSPYDLTKGRIVFRYK, translated from the coding sequence ATGGCGAAACAAACTGCTATAGAACAAGATGGAACGATTTTAGAGGCACTTTCTAATGCAATGTTCCGCGTAGAATTGGAGAATGGTGTAGACATTACTGCACATATTTCTGGTAAGATGAGGATGCACTACATCAAGATACTTCCTGGTGATAAAGTGAAAGTAGAGATGAGTCCATATGATTTAACGAAAGGCAGAATAGTTTTCAGATACAAATAA
- the rpmJ gene encoding 50S ribosomal protein L36, whose protein sequence is MKTRASLKKRTADCKIVRRKGRLFVINKKNPKFKLRQG, encoded by the coding sequence ATGAAGACAAGAGCATCATTAAAGAAACGTACAGCTGACTGTAAGATAGTTCGTCGAAAAGGTCGTTTGTTCGTAATTAACAAGAAAAATCCCAAGTTTAAATTACGTCAGGGTTAA
- the rpsM gene encoding 30S ribosomal protein S13, with the protein MAIRIVGVDLPQEKRGEIALTYIYGIGRSSSAKILDKAGINRDLKVSEWSDDQAAKIREIISAEFKVEGDLRSEIQMNIKRLMDIGCYRGVRHRNGLPVRGQSTKNNARTRKGKKKTVANKKKATK; encoded by the coding sequence ATGGCAATAAGAATTGTTGGAGTAGATTTGCCCCAAGAAAAGCGTGGCGAAATCGCATTGACCTACATATATGGTATAGGTCGAAGTAGTTCAGCAAAGATATTGGACAAAGCAGGTATTAACCGCGACCTTAAGGTGAGCGAGTGGTCTGACGATCAAGCTGCTAAAATCCGTGAAATCATCAGCGCTGAATTTAAAGTTGAAGGTGATCTCCGTTCAGAGATACAGATGAATATCAAGCGTCTCATGGATATAGGTTGCTATCGTGGAGTTAGGCATCGTAATGGTCTTCCCGTTCGCGGTCAGAGTACAAAAAATAATGCTCGCACTCGTAAAGGAAAGAAGAAGACTGTTGCTAATAAGAAAAAGGCTACTAAATAG
- the rpsK gene encoding 30S ribosomal protein S11 yields MAKKTATSKKRNVRVDALGQLHVHSSFNNIIVSLTNNEGQVISWSSAGKMGFRGSKKNTPYAAQMAAEDCAKVAFELGLRKVKAYVKGPGNGRESAIRAVNTAGIQITEIVDVTPLPHNGCRPPKRRRV; encoded by the coding sequence ATGGCAAAGAAAACAGCAACATCAAAAAAGAGAAATGTAAGAGTTGATGCGCTTGGTCAACTTCATGTACATAGTTCGTTCAATAATATTATTGTATCCTTGACAAACAATGAAGGTCAGGTTATTTCTTGGTCTTCAGCAGGTAAGATGGGATTTCGTGGTTCGAAAAAAAACACTCCTTATGCTGCACAAATGGCAGCAGAAGATTGTGCTAAAGTTGCATTCGAGCTTGGTCTGCGTAAAGTAAAGGCGTATGTAAAAGGACCAGGTAATGGTCGTGAGAGTGCTATTCGTGCGGTCAATACTGCTGGTATCCAGATTACAGAAATAGTTGATGTAACTCCATTACCACATAATGGTTGTCGTCCTCCTAAACGTCGTCGCGTATAA
- the rpsD gene encoding 30S ribosomal protein S4, which yields MARYIGPKSRIARRFGEPIFGADKVLAKRNFPPGQHGNNRRRKVSEYGAQLAEKQKAKYTYGVLERQFRNLFDRAAKASGITGEVLLQSLESRLDNVVYRLGLAPTRAAARQLVSHKHIVVNGNVVNIASYAVKSGDIVGVRERAKSLEVIETALAGFNHSKYPWIEWDENSKCGKFLHQPDRADIPENIKEQLIVELYSKQ from the coding sequence ATGGCAAGATACATAGGTCCAAAATCTAGAATCGCACGCCGTTTTGGTGAGCCAATTTTCGGTGCAGATAAAGTGTTAGCTAAGAGAAATTTCCCTCCTGGTCAGCATGGAAATAATCGTCGCCGTAAAGTTTCTGAGTATGGTGCTCAGTTGGCTGAGAAGCAAAAGGCAAAATATACTTACGGTGTTTTAGAGCGTCAGTTCCGTAATCTATTTGACCGGGCTGCTAAAGCAAGTGGTATTACAGGTGAAGTACTTTTGCAGAGTCTTGAAAGCCGTCTCGATAATGTTGTTTATCGTCTCGGCCTTGCACCAACTCGTGCTGCCGCTCGTCAATTAGTGAGTCACAAGCACATTGTTGTAAATGGTAATGTTGTTAATATTGCCTCTTATGCAGTTAAATCTGGTGATATCGTAGGTGTTCGTGAGCGTGCAAAGTCGCTAGAAGTTATTGAAACGGCATTAGCAGGTTTCAATCACAGTAAGTATCCTTGGATAGAATGGGACGAGAATAGCAAGTGTGGTAAGTTCCTCCACCAGCCTGATCGTGCAGATATTCCAGAGAATATTAAGGAGCAGTTAATCGTTGAGTTGTACTCTAAACAATAA
- a CDS encoding DNA-directed RNA polymerase subunit alpha gives MAILAFQKPDKVVMLEVNDRFGKFEFRPLEPGFGITIGNSLRRILLSSLEGYAINTIRIAGVEHEFSTVPGVKEDVTNIILNLKQVRFKQVVEEFENEKVSITVENSTEFKAGDIGKYLTGFEVLNPDLVICHLDSKASMQIDLTINKGRGYVSADENREFCTDVNVLPIDSIYTPIRNVKYSVEPYRVEQKTDYDKLIIEVTTDGSIHPKDALKEAAKVLIYHFMLFSDEKIMLESPDQEGNQEFDEEVLHMRQLLKTKLTDSSLNLSVRALNCLKAADVETLGDLVQYNKTDLLKFRNFGKKSLSELDDLLESLNLTFGTDITKYKLDRE, from the coding sequence ATGGCGATATTAGCATTTCAAAAACCTGATAAAGTGGTGATGCTGGAGGTAAATGACAGATTCGGAAAATTCGAATTCCGTCCTCTTGAGCCTGGCTTTGGAATTACTATTGGTAACTCTTTGCGCCGCATCCTTCTTTCGTCATTAGAAGGTTATGCTATTAACACTATTCGTATTGCAGGTGTTGAGCATGAGTTTTCTACAGTTCCTGGCGTAAAAGAAGATGTTACCAACATCATTTTGAATCTCAAGCAAGTTCGATTCAAACAAGTAGTAGAAGAATTCGAGAACGAGAAAGTTAGTATCACCGTAGAGAATTCTACAGAATTCAAAGCTGGTGATATTGGTAAGTATCTGACTGGATTTGAAGTGTTAAATCCTGATTTGGTGATTTGTCATTTAGATTCAAAGGCTTCAATGCAGATTGATTTAACCATCAATAAGGGACGTGGCTATGTTTCTGCTGATGAAAATCGTGAATTCTGTACTGATGTAAATGTACTCCCAATCGATTCAATCTACACCCCAATACGTAATGTGAAATATTCAGTTGAGCCATATCGTGTTGAACAAAAAACCGACTATGACAAACTGATTATTGAAGTTACAACAGATGGTTCCATTCACCCCAAAGATGCACTAAAAGAGGCTGCTAAAGTCCTCATCTATCACTTTATGTTATTCTCTGACGAAAAGATTATGTTGGAGAGTCCCGACCAAGAGGGAAATCAAGAATTTGATGAGGAAGTTTTGCATATGCGTCAGTTGCTTAAGACTAAGCTTACTGACTCTTCACTTAATCTCAGTGTTCGAGCTCTTAACTGTTTAAAAGCAGCAGATGTTGAAACGCTTGGCGATTTAGTTCAATACAATAAGACAGATCTCTTAAAGTTCCGCAACTTTGGTAAGAAATCGCTTTCAGAGCTTGATGATTTGCTCGAGAGTCTGAATCTAACGTTTGGAACCGATATAACAAAATATAAATTGGACCGAGAATAA
- the rplQ gene encoding 50S ribosomal protein L17 translates to MRHNKKFNHLGRTASHRSAMLSNMAISLIKHKRITTTLAKAKALKKFVEPLITRSKNDTTNSRRVVFRYLQDKDAVNELFKEISLKIGDRPGGYTRVIKLGFRKGDAAPIAFIELVDYDENMAKTPKAEVKKTRRSRRSTKKADAPAVDAPENAAEEAKAE, encoded by the coding sequence ATGAGACATAATAAAAAATTCAACCATTTGGGTCGTACTGCTAGTCATCGTAGTGCTATGCTTTCTAACATGGCAATTTCTTTGATAAAGCACAAAAGAATCACTACGACTCTCGCAAAGGCTAAGGCTTTAAAGAAGTTTGTTGAGCCTTTAATTACACGTTCTAAGAATGATACGACAAATTCACGTCGTGTTGTATTCCGTTATTTACAAGATAAAGACGCCGTAAACGAATTGTTCAAAGAAATTTCTCTTAAGATTGGTGATCGTCCAGGCGGTTATACTCGTGTAATTAAGCTTGGTTTCCGTAAAGGAGATGCTGCTCCTATAGCCTTTATAGAATTGGTTGATTATGATGAGAATATGGCTAAGACGCCTAAAGCTGAAGTTAAGAAGACACGTCGTAGCCGCCGTTCAACAAAGAAGGCTGATGCTCCTGCTGTAGATGCTCCTGAGAATGCAGCTGAAGAGGCAAAGGCTGAGTAA
- the cls gene encoding cardiolipin synthase produces MIYVHWIVLAAYTVIAVVAMITVLMEHRQPAKTIAWVLVLSFLPLVGIVLYFFFGRRTRKNHNIWKKSLDQLTKRSMIEFAEQKQLELPEDNKKLIQLFMNQNLALPFKNNTAEVYISGYEFFPAVLAAISKAKHHIHIVSYIVDDDPLGHLLRDTLIDKAREGVEIRFLFDDVGSWKTSNSFFEQMREEGIEVHPFMPVRFPAFTGKVNYRNHRKIIVIDGEVGFIGGMNLAQRYVKGYKGRIWRDTHVKICGAAVYGLQRAFLVDWFYADRTLITDRKYYPEIKTKQPNNCLIQIVTSSPTSIWEELEQGYIKILLSAKQYVYMETPYFLPTEPMFFAMRTAALSGVDVRLMVSLETDSKLVQMASWSYLSQAVKAGVKVLCYKRGFNHSKLLVADDNVATIGSANIDFRSFENNFEANAFFYDKPMAQRIKNIFLADEANSVPLENIKEINQKTFLYRLWESVIRLLSPLL; encoded by the coding sequence ATGATTTACGTACACTGGATAGTTCTTGCAGCCTACACCGTGATAGCCGTTGTGGCAATGATTACGGTGCTGATGGAGCATCGCCAGCCTGCAAAAACCATTGCATGGGTGCTGGTGCTGTCGTTCTTGCCGTTGGTAGGCATCGTTCTTTACTTCTTTTTCGGTCGTCGCACCCGCAAAAATCATAATATCTGGAAAAAGAGTTTAGACCAACTTACAAAGCGGTCTATGATAGAATTTGCCGAACAAAAACAATTGGAACTCCCCGAAGACAACAAGAAGCTGATTCAGCTTTTCATGAATCAAAATTTAGCTTTGCCATTTAAAAACAACACTGCAGAGGTTTATATTTCGGGATATGAGTTCTTTCCTGCAGTCTTAGCCGCCATAAGCAAGGCAAAACATCACATTCATATAGTTTCTTACATTGTAGACGACGACCCGTTAGGGCATTTATTACGCGATACTCTTATAGATAAAGCACGCGAGGGAGTGGAAATACGTTTTTTGTTTGACGATGTGGGTTCATGGAAAACATCTAACAGCTTCTTTGAACAAATGCGCGAAGAAGGTATCGAGGTACACCCTTTTATGCCTGTACGCTTTCCAGCCTTCACGGGAAAGGTGAATTATCGAAACCACCGCAAGATTATCGTAATAGATGGGGAGGTTGGTTTTATAGGTGGAATGAATTTAGCGCAACGTTATGTCAAAGGGTATAAAGGAAGAATATGGCGCGATACTCACGTAAAAATATGCGGAGCGGCTGTCTACGGACTTCAACGTGCTTTCCTTGTAGATTGGTTTTATGCTGACCGTACACTAATAACCGATCGTAAATATTATCCTGAAATAAAAACAAAGCAACCAAATAATTGTCTGATACAGATAGTAACAAGCAGTCCTACCAGTATTTGGGAAGAATTAGAGCAAGGCTATATAAAGATATTGCTAAGCGCAAAACAATATGTTTACATGGAGACCCCCTACTTTTTGCCCACCGAACCCATGTTCTTTGCTATGCGAACAGCTGCCCTGTCGGGTGTTGATGTACGGTTGATGGTGTCGTTAGAAACCGATTCAAAGTTAGTTCAAATGGCTTCCTGGTCTTATCTTTCTCAGGCAGTAAAGGCAGGTGTAAAGGTTTTGTGCTACAAAAGGGGGTTCAATCATAGCAAGTTGCTGGTTGCTGACGACAATGTTGCAACGATAGGTTCGGCAAATATAGACTTCCGCAGCTTTGAAAACAACTTTGAAGCCAATGCTTTCTTCTATGACAAACCAATGGCACAACGCATAAAAAATATCTTCTTAGCCGATGAAGCAAATAGTGTCCCATTAGAAAATATAAAGGAAATAAATCAGAAAACATTTCTTTACCGACTATGGGAATCGGTTATCCGCCTGCTAAGTCCATTATTATAA
- the dnaG gene encoding DNA primase: MIDRPTVDRILEAANIVDVISEYVSLRKAGTSYKGLCPFHDDRTPSFSVSPAKGVYKCFSCGEAGNVVNFIMKHDQMTYPEALKVLAKKYGIEVKERELTTEEKQLENERESMFLVNEWAAKYFQNILHNHVDGKAIGLQYFRNRGFRDDIIEKFQLGFCLPGKQEFANAALKAGYKAEFLVKTGLCFERENGELADRFNGRVIFPWLNVSGKVIAFGGRLLDSRTKGISQKYVNSPGSEIYQKDHALYGIYQAKKAIAKFDLVYMVEGYTDVVSMHQCGIENVVANSGTALSVYQIKLLRRFTSNIVLLYDGDEAGQHAALRGTDMLLSEGMNVKVLLLPDGKDPDELARNLTAEAFRKYIEENQTDFIVFKINVLLRGITDPVKRSEAINSIVQSIAVIKDPILRDTYLRECAHRTGMKENTLIAQMNRFIYNDREQQRKEQVREAEQTVSEEQVLRPATPMQQASKVETMLVQAIVRDGEKIIIRNVLNDETGEKINLNVAQYIAYDLGLDNLSFKNPLSVQILTEAIEHSGDENFKAEEYFTHHPDILISTLAVKLSVDRFQLSESMQMKEREIDLCDRIMHLILDYRMDYVEQHLKELQASLSAESDLNKVMEIMGEIKKMQDMRNVLARKLGNDIVV; this comes from the coding sequence ATGATAGACAGACCAACAGTAGACAGAATATTGGAAGCCGCAAACATTGTGGACGTGATTTCGGAATATGTTTCGCTGCGAAAGGCAGGCACAAGCTACAAGGGACTGTGCCCATTCCACGATGACCGCACGCCGTCGTTTTCGGTCAGTCCTGCAAAAGGTGTCTACAAGTGTTTCTCGTGTGGCGAGGCGGGCAACGTTGTGAACTTCATTATGAAGCACGACCAGATGACTTACCCCGAAGCTCTGAAAGTCTTAGCAAAGAAATACGGTATTGAGGTAAAGGAACGGGAGCTTACCACGGAGGAGAAACAACTTGAGAACGAACGCGAGTCGATGTTTCTTGTAAACGAATGGGCTGCAAAATATTTCCAAAACATACTGCACAATCACGTAGACGGCAAGGCTATAGGCTTGCAATACTTCCGCAACCGTGGCTTCAGAGACGATATTATAGAAAAGTTCCAGTTAGGTTTCTGTCTCCCGGGAAAGCAAGAATTTGCCAATGCGGCACTGAAAGCTGGCTATAAGGCTGAATTTCTTGTAAAGACGGGGCTTTGTTTTGAACGTGAAAATGGCGAACTCGCAGACCGTTTCAATGGCAGGGTTATCTTCCCTTGGCTGAATGTAAGTGGTAAGGTGATTGCCTTTGGCGGTCGTCTGCTCGATTCAAGAACGAAGGGAATAAGCCAGAAGTATGTCAATTCGCCAGGTAGTGAGATTTATCAGAAAGACCACGCGCTGTACGGAATATACCAAGCAAAGAAAGCTATTGCCAAGTTCGACCTTGTATATATGGTGGAGGGTTACACCGACGTGGTATCTATGCATCAGTGTGGCATAGAAAACGTGGTGGCAAACAGCGGTACGGCACTTTCGGTCTATCAGATAAAGCTGCTCCGCAGATTTACTTCAAACATTGTGTTGCTGTATGACGGCGACGAGGCGGGGCAGCATGCAGCCTTGCGCGGTACGGATATGTTGCTCTCGGAAGGTATGAATGTGAAAGTTTTGTTGTTGCCCGACGGGAAAGACCCTGACGAGTTGGCACGCAATCTGACTGCTGAGGCTTTCAGAAAGTATATCGAAGAGAACCAAACAGACTTTATTGTCTTCAAGATAAATGTATTATTACGAGGTATAACCGACCCCGTGAAGCGGTCGGAGGCGATAAACTCCATTGTGCAAAGCATTGCTGTGATTAAAGATCCCATATTGCGCGACACCTATTTGCGCGAGTGTGCACACAGAACGGGAATGAAAGAGAACACACTCATTGCACAGATGAACCGTTTCATTTATAACGACAGAGAACAGCAACGAAAGGAGCAAGTGCGGGAAGCCGAACAAACTGTAAGCGAAGAGCAAGTGTTGCGCCCTGCAACGCCTATGCAGCAGGCATCGAAAGTAGAAACGATGTTGGTGCAAGCCATTGTGCGAGACGGTGAAAAAATCATTATTCGCAACGTGTTGAACGACGAGACAGGCGAAAAAATCAATCTTAATGTAGCACAATATATTGCCTACGACCTCGGGCTGGACAATCTTTCGTTTAAAAATCCATTATCGGTTCAAATTCTTACAGAAGCCATAGAACATAGTGGAGACGAAAATTTTAAAGCCGAAGAATATTTCACGCATCACCCCGATATACTTATTTCAACATTAGCAGTAAAGTTGAGCGTAGACCGTTTCCAGCTGTCAGAAAGTATGCAGATGAAGGAACGGGAGATTGACCTCTGCGACCGCATAATGCATCTTATACTCGATTACCGTATGGACTATGTGGAACAACACCTGAAAGAGTTGCAGGCAAGTCTGTCGGCAGAGAGCGATTTGAATAAAGTAATGGAAATAATGGGAGAGATAAAGAAGATGCAAGACATGCGCAACGTGCTTGCACGCAAATTGGGAAACGATATTGTGGTGTGA